One Dysidea avara chromosome 7, odDysAvar1.4, whole genome shotgun sequence genomic region harbors:
- the LOC136261153 gene encoding uncharacterized protein: protein MMADGSANPAGHSSSSQCTESEDSRGEIERQLHEDVLLYLQEQRYRQECTKNEKRCIRRKAMRYTLEDGALLYTKQDKTKVRYILDPKEKERILRGCHVHPTSGHMGTKKTQARIIERYMWQGVGKDVKAFVKECDVCQRMTKKMDTGVPELNPIPVVATWYHIGIDFVGPLKHKSTQGNCYILTVADYFSKFVQAFACSNKESSTVFSALFKLFIQFGLPRVITSDQGSEFNNRLDKKLMKMMKIDHRLTTPYHPQANGLVEHFNQTIQNMLVKFVNEKKELWEDYLDTCVFAYNTSKHESSKYCPFAVMFGRQALLPVEIQYPKEEDIVQHLDHNDEVIEQHFIHQTKVAQIVKENILTAQKRQKQVYDRKHHNPATFKVGALVLRKDMKRKKRAGGKMDYKWQGPYKVVKSVGKGIFQILNTNDIKQTLKVHGTHFKLFYPPKKATGCISTSHEESDNSGNTSVRSGKGSISHDPSASVSDKEPCNSISQYDDNIKTDQIEEDNTSVVTHNTCTHTSKSHNPTVSIISHEPSATKSDKDPILTSQCDEDTKTKILDQMDDGNISVLLHARTSHDQSDSSSRKSISYDPSSIMSDKEPSYPSLISRLDEEDITHYKDLVRMNKEQGHNVSVAINVNCPLVYSSPKQAGGYVPEFGSFSAPALSPIYSQKLEHNEFKITPTSDKGKRVVDMIFSPPKHIVTKRKLNFSDSPDTNSVKPLRRRRKLIKRCEEFQKNTVTKPPTIAEPSVVAPMIATTTETVESKITATPNVTATMSTAVTGMINTAGANNGSIIPLTAYVCFCAVVHMTHIYTYRIS from the exons GTCAGATACATACTAGACCCGAAAGAGAAAGAGCGGATATTGCGAGGTTGTCATGTACACCCTACATCAGGTCACATGGGGACAAAGAAGACACAGGCAAGGATTATAGAACGCTACATGTGGCAAGGAGTAGGAAAGGATGTAAAAGCATTT GTGAAGGAATGTGATGTGTGCCAACGGATGACAAAGAAAATGGACACAGGGGTACCAGAACTTAACCCTATTCCAGTTGTAGCAACTTGGTACCACATTGGAATAGACTTTGTCGGACCACTAAAGCACAAGTCCACTCAAGGAAATTGCTATATTCTGACAGTAGCAGACTACTTTAGCAAGTTTGTGCAGGCATTTGCTTGCAGCAATAAGGAATCCTCAACCGTGTTTAGTGCTTTGtttaag TTATTCATACAGTTTGGATTACCAAGAGTAATTACTTCTGATCAAGGAAGTGAATTTAACAATCGCCTTGACAAGaaattgatgaagatgatgaaaatTGACCACCGTTTGACTACCCCTTACCATCCTCAG GCAAACGGCTTGGTTGAGCATTTTAACCAGACCATCCAGAATATGCTGGTAAAGTTTGTTAATGAGAAAAAGGAACTCTGGGAAGATTATTTAGACACCTGTGTTTTTGCTTACAATACTTCTAAACACGAGTCATCAAAATATTGCCCTTTTGCTGTGATGTTTGGACGACAAGCTCTGTTACCTGTTGAAATTCAATATCCCAAAGAAGAAGATATCGTACAGCACTTGGATCATAATGATGAAGTTATAGAACAACATTTcattcatcaaacaaaagtAGCACAAATTGTGAAGGAGAACATACTCACTGCTCAAAAGCGTCAAAAACAAGTGTATGACAGGAAGCACCATAACCCAGCTACATTCAAAGTTGGAGCATTGGTTCTTAGAAAAGATATGAAGAGGAAAAAGCGGGCTGGTGGAAAAATGGATTATAAGTGGCAGGGTCCTTATAAAGTTGTGAAGTCTGTTGGTAAAGGAATTTTTCAGATCCTAAACACCAATGACATTAAACAGACTTTAAAAGTCCATGGTACACATTTCAAATTGTTCTATCCACCCAAGAag GCAACTGGTTGTATCTCAACATCTCATGAAGAAAGTGATAATAGTGGCAACACATCTGTCAGAAGTGGAAAAGGATCCATTTCACATGATCCTAGTGCCAGTGTGAGCGACAAA GAACCATGCAACTCGATATCCCAGTATGATGACAATATCAAGACTGACCAAATAGAGGAGGACAACACATCAGTTGTTACTCACAATACTTGTACACATACTTCAAAATCTCACAACCCAACAGTGTCCATTATCTCACATGAACCTAGTGCCACCAAAAGTGATAAA GATCCCATCTTGACATCTCAGTGTGATGAAGATACTAAGACCAAAATTTTGGACCAAATGGATGATGGCAACATATCAGTGCTCCTACATGCTCGTACATCTCATGATCAGAGTGACTCTTCTTCAAGAAAGTCCATTTCTTATGATCCTAGCAGCATCATGAGTGACAAA GAACCCAGCTATCCCAGTTTGATATCACGATTGGATGAGGAAGATATCACTCACTATAAAGATCTAGTACGAATGAATAAGGAGCAAGGGCACAATGTATCAGTTGCTATTAATGTG AATTGCCCATTGGTTTACAGTTCCCCCAAACAAGCAGGAGGCTACGTCCCAGAGTTTGGCAGTTTTAGTGCACCTGCGCTATCACCTATTTACAGCCAAAAACTGGAACACAATGAATTTAAAATAACGCCTACATCTGATAAAG GAAAGAGGGTTGTTGATATGATATTCTCACCACCAAAGCACATTGTTACCAAGAGAAAGCTGAATTTCTCTGATAGTCCTGATACGAATTCAGTTAAGCCATTGAGACGACGTCGCAAGCTTATAAAG AGATGTGAGGAGTTTCAGAAAAACACCGTAACAAAGCCTCCTACAATAGCGGAACCATCAGTGGTAGCACCTATGATTGCGACAACAACAGAGACAGTGGAATCCAAGATAACAGCCACACCTAACGTAACAGCTACAATGTCTACAGCAGTAACAGGAATGATTAATACAGCCGGAGCCAACAATGGAAGCATCATACCACTTACAGCCTATGTATGTTTTTGTGCTGTGGTACATATGactcatatatatacatacaggatCAGCTAA
- the LOC136261154 gene encoding uncharacterized protein: protein MLVELRNDSFAVLSQTITAWVNRSKSGKSSHLLSKETLSTKVFIVGIYNRGENHWILIAINMEEKKFYYIDPLGPSRAIRGAYTGLKRFFAMRYNCVGQDNVSLDKFELIQLKKGVQKPGDSFNCGVLSLKIAEQLLNFNRIDEDAILQMNMKKARIDIGTALLTNSIDMTERCIMCGCCIPYAYFVPYAYGISRTRMGIFPVPYVYGHPVRV from the exons ATGCTAGTTGAATTGAGGAATGACAGTTTTGCTGTCTTGTCACAAACCATCACTGCCTGGGTTAATCGCTCAAAATCTGGGAAATCATCGCACCTTTTAAGCAAG GAGACGCTAAGCACCAAAGTGTTTATTGTTGGAATATACAATCGTGGAGAAAACCACTGGATATTGATT GCAATCAACATGGAAGAAAAAAAGTTTTACTACATCGATCCTCTTGGACCATCGCGAGCCATACGTGGAGCATACACAGGTTTGAA AAGGTTCTTTGCTATGAGATATAACTGCGTTGGTCAAGACAACGTCTCATTGGACAAGTTTGAGCTCATTCAGCTCAAGAAAGGTGTGCAAAAGCCAGGAGACAGCTTCAACTGTGGTGTTTTGAGTTTAAAG ATTGCTGAACAATTGTTAAATTTTAACCGTATCGACGAAGACGCcattttgcaaatgaatatgAAGAAAGCCAGAATAGATATAGGCACAGCACTCCTCACCAATTCAA TTGACATGACTGAGCGCTGCATCATGTGTGGATGTTGCATCCCGTACGCGTATtttgtcccatacgcgtatgggatatcccgtacgcgtatgggcaTTTTCCCTGTCCCATACGTGTATGGGCATCCCGTACGCGTATAG
- the LOC136261984 gene encoding uncharacterized protein isoform X1 — protein sequence MKKLYDNSKRIKAVKFKIGDGVTVRIPRHDRGVGDLRRIPGVVVAKQHGSYKIRTEYGLLKGRCRTDQLQKCFHATVQTTGWEDDPRIALRSAAKKFNRRKTDVSHCNCKSGCVNGKCVCFKSKVKCTTYCHKGTRCKNSVIADDSSIDDSCPLNTETGEQANENRTGSTSVKTKQIGSDSFPVKREQVDLEPSYSNARDGCSSGVQGVEEEEASSMSVEETSPKLEGGHEIFSNEDIPPGNSFQFDKIVKLSKKMKTIIQNHPSFLFKPCGPAHEYISNSLKTNLPAAFLHSYVVDNYEDQKCLKDLCYAHKEPVPITIVQKFTNKMYDLKDDVETNKQTADLLNQEEPTMANVLIDYFHLHKSRGVVHQYCPNSSDEEVDENDYQTEGRLMRIRNKIQMLFEAKFGSYKVYDEGILSLIDTNGWVTDEVIASYLLYMIRANKKEEEIFIMDVSAVNDICNGTYILKKKVLSNVDLSHYNALIGPYCYQKMHWILVIVEPKNGKVLYIDPKKYEERDHRLIQRIRKNWNAYSTYQYCGGYWPKKYVWEVVTPPHSIQEDNSSCGVYVMKFAEQYLRHLPMNIHAGTVHDLRIEMAKEILNNSEPIEEHCRTCSFTATKAQDWIGCRTCESWYHLNCVNRHISIKLNPEDIPIVNFIGPCCSTGATYVIDFM from the exons ATGAAGAAACTTTATGATAACAGCAAAAGAATCAAGgctgtaaaatttaaaattgggGATGGTGTGACTGTAAGGATTCCACGACATGACAGAGGTGTAGGTGATTTGAGAAGAATACCAGGAGTTGTGGTTGCAAAACAACATGGGTCTTACAAAATAAGAACCGAGTATGGACTTTTGAAAGGAAGATGTCGAACTGACCAGCTTCAGAAGTGCTTTCATGCAACAGTACAAACCACTGGGTGGGAAGATGATCCCAGAATAGCACTGCGATCGGCTGCAAAAAAATTCAATCGAAGGAAAACTGATGTTTCACACTGCAATTGCAAATCTGGTTGTGTAAATGGCAAATGTGTATGTTTCAAAAGCAAAGTAAAATGCACAACATATTGCCACAAAGGGACAAGATGCAAGAATTCAGTCATCG CAGATGATTCTAGCATTGATGATAGTTGCCCATTGAACACTGAGACCGGTGAACAAGCTAATGAGAATCGTACAGGAAGCACCTCAGTGAAGACAAAACAAATTGGCAGTGATAGCTTTCCAGTGAAGAGGGAACAGGTTGACCTAGAGCCATCATACAGCAATGCTCGGGATGGAT GTAGTTCTGGGGTCCAGggagtagaagaagaagaagccaGTAGTATGTCAGTAGAAGAAACCAGCCCTAAGCTTGAAG GgggtcatgaaattttcagcaatgAAGATATTCCACCAGGGAACAGCTTTCAGTTTGACAAAATCGTGAAACTTAGCAAGAAGATGAAAACTATTATACAGAACCATCCATCGTTTTTGTTTAAGCCATGTGGGCCTGCCCATGAATACATATCTAACAGTCTCAAAACCAACTTACCAGCTGCATTTCTGCACAGCTATGTTGTGGATAACTATGAAGACCAGAAATGTTTGAAGGATCTTTGCTATGCTCACAAGGAACCAGTTCCAATCACAATTGTGCAAAAGTTTACCAACAAAATGTATGATTTGAAGGATgatgtagagacaaacaaacaaacagccgACTTATTGAATCAAGAAGAGCCTACAATGGCTAATGTACTTATTGACTATTTCCACTTGCACAAATCCC GAGGGGTAGTTCATCAGTATTGTCCTAATTCATCAGATGAAGAAGTTGATGAAAATGATTATCAAACCGAAG GCCGATTAATGAGAATCAGAAACAAAATCCAGATGCTTTTTGAAGCGAAGTTTGGTAGTTACAAAGTTTACGACGAGGGAATTCTGTCACTGATCGACACCAATGGATGGGTTACTGATGAA GTGATAGCATCTTATCTACTATACATGATCCGTGCCAACAAAAAG gaagaagaaatatTTATCATGGACGTGTCTGCAGTGAATGACATTTGTAATGGGACGTATATCCTTAAGAAGAAAGTTTTAAGCAAT gttgatttgtctcATTACAATGCCCTCATTGGACCTTACTGCTACCAGAAGATGCACTGGATATTGGTG ATCGTCGAACCGAAGAATGGAAAGGTTCTCTACATTGACCCAAAGAAGTATGAAGAAAGAGATCATAGACTAATACAAAGGATAAGAAAAAACTGGAA CGCTTACAGCACCTATCAATATTGTGGTGGATATTGGCCAAAGAAGTATGTATGGGAAGTCGTTACGCCTCCACACAGTATACAGGAAGACAATTCGTCTTGTGGAGTTTATGTTATGAAG TTTGCTGAACAATATTTAAGACATTTACCAATGAACATCCATGCTGGAACAGTTCACGATTTAAGAATAGAGATGGCAAAAGAAATACTTAACAATTCAG AACCCATAGAAGAGCATTGCAGGACCTGCTCATTCACTGCTACTAAAGCACAGGATTGG ATTGGCTGTAGAACATGTGAATCGTGGTACCACCTGAATTGTGTCAACAGGCACATTAGCATTAAGTTGAATCCAGAGGATATACCTATAGTTAACTTTATTGGACCATGCTGTTCTACTGGTGCAACCTATGTAATTGACTTTATGTAA
- the LOC136261984 gene encoding uncharacterized protein isoform X2 — MKKLYDNSKRIKAVKFKIGDGVTVRIPRHDRGVGDLRRIPGVVVAKQHGSYKIRTEYGLLKGRCRTDQLQKCFHATVQTTGWEDDPRIALRSAAKKFNRRKTDVSHCNCKSGCVNGKCVCFKSKVKCTTYCHKGTRCKNSVIDDSSIDDSCPLNTETGEQANENRTGSTSVKTKQIGSDSFPVKREQVDLEPSYSNARDGCSSGVQGVEEEEASSMSVEETSPKLEGGHEIFSNEDIPPGNSFQFDKIVKLSKKMKTIIQNHPSFLFKPCGPAHEYISNSLKTNLPAAFLHSYVVDNYEDQKCLKDLCYAHKEPVPITIVQKFTNKMYDLKDDVETNKQTADLLNQEEPTMANVLIDYFHLHKSRGVVHQYCPNSSDEEVDENDYQTEGRLMRIRNKIQMLFEAKFGSYKVYDEGILSLIDTNGWVTDEVIASYLLYMIRANKKEEEIFIMDVSAVNDICNGTYILKKKVLSNVDLSHYNALIGPYCYQKMHWILVIVEPKNGKVLYIDPKKYEERDHRLIQRIRKNWNAYSTYQYCGGYWPKKYVWEVVTPPHSIQEDNSSCGVYVMKFAEQYLRHLPMNIHAGTVHDLRIEMAKEILNNSEPIEEHCRTCSFTATKAQDWIGCRTCESWYHLNCVNRHISIKLNPEDIPIVNFIGPCCSTGATYVIDFM, encoded by the exons ATGAAGAAACTTTATGATAACAGCAAAAGAATCAAGgctgtaaaatttaaaattgggGATGGTGTGACTGTAAGGATTCCACGACATGACAGAGGTGTAGGTGATTTGAGAAGAATACCAGGAGTTGTGGTTGCAAAACAACATGGGTCTTACAAAATAAGAACCGAGTATGGACTTTTGAAAGGAAGATGTCGAACTGACCAGCTTCAGAAGTGCTTTCATGCAACAGTACAAACCACTGGGTGGGAAGATGATCCCAGAATAGCACTGCGATCGGCTGCAAAAAAATTCAATCGAAGGAAAACTGATGTTTCACACTGCAATTGCAAATCTGGTTGTGTAAATGGCAAATGTGTATGTTTCAAAAGCAAAGTAAAATGCACAACATATTGCCACAAAGGGACAAGATGCAAGAATTCAGTCATCG ATGATTCTAGCATTGATGATAGTTGCCCATTGAACACTGAGACCGGTGAACAAGCTAATGAGAATCGTACAGGAAGCACCTCAGTGAAGACAAAACAAATTGGCAGTGATAGCTTTCCAGTGAAGAGGGAACAGGTTGACCTAGAGCCATCATACAGCAATGCTCGGGATGGAT GTAGTTCTGGGGTCCAGggagtagaagaagaagaagccaGTAGTATGTCAGTAGAAGAAACCAGCCCTAAGCTTGAAG GgggtcatgaaattttcagcaatgAAGATATTCCACCAGGGAACAGCTTTCAGTTTGACAAAATCGTGAAACTTAGCAAGAAGATGAAAACTATTATACAGAACCATCCATCGTTTTTGTTTAAGCCATGTGGGCCTGCCCATGAATACATATCTAACAGTCTCAAAACCAACTTACCAGCTGCATTTCTGCACAGCTATGTTGTGGATAACTATGAAGACCAGAAATGTTTGAAGGATCTTTGCTATGCTCACAAGGAACCAGTTCCAATCACAATTGTGCAAAAGTTTACCAACAAAATGTATGATTTGAAGGATgatgtagagacaaacaaacaaacagccgACTTATTGAATCAAGAAGAGCCTACAATGGCTAATGTACTTATTGACTATTTCCACTTGCACAAATCCC GAGGGGTAGTTCATCAGTATTGTCCTAATTCATCAGATGAAGAAGTTGATGAAAATGATTATCAAACCGAAG GCCGATTAATGAGAATCAGAAACAAAATCCAGATGCTTTTTGAAGCGAAGTTTGGTAGTTACAAAGTTTACGACGAGGGAATTCTGTCACTGATCGACACCAATGGATGGGTTACTGATGAA GTGATAGCATCTTATCTACTATACATGATCCGTGCCAACAAAAAG gaagaagaaatatTTATCATGGACGTGTCTGCAGTGAATGACATTTGTAATGGGACGTATATCCTTAAGAAGAAAGTTTTAAGCAAT gttgatttgtctcATTACAATGCCCTCATTGGACCTTACTGCTACCAGAAGATGCACTGGATATTGGTG ATCGTCGAACCGAAGAATGGAAAGGTTCTCTACATTGACCCAAAGAAGTATGAAGAAAGAGATCATAGACTAATACAAAGGATAAGAAAAAACTGGAA CGCTTACAGCACCTATCAATATTGTGGTGGATATTGGCCAAAGAAGTATGTATGGGAAGTCGTTACGCCTCCACACAGTATACAGGAAGACAATTCGTCTTGTGGAGTTTATGTTATGAAG TTTGCTGAACAATATTTAAGACATTTACCAATGAACATCCATGCTGGAACAGTTCACGATTTAAGAATAGAGATGGCAAAAGAAATACTTAACAATTCAG AACCCATAGAAGAGCATTGCAGGACCTGCTCATTCACTGCTACTAAAGCACAGGATTGG ATTGGCTGTAGAACATGTGAATCGTGGTACCACCTGAATTGTGTCAACAGGCACATTAGCATTAAGTTGAATCCAGAGGATATACCTATAGTTAACTTTATTGGACCATGCTGTTCTACTGGTGCAACCTATGTAATTGACTTTATGTAA
- the LOC136261156 gene encoding KRAB-A domain-containing protein 2-like, producing MDDKISVERVRREFNEFLASQAAKRSNSLFNREKFDLIKATLLEDHSGHGAEDGSEDGGDSKDDYEIKPRFRQYVKEKQFELKDFPQIGLNNAVIVHTKSKSMVPANSLFEGYRRVVTTDDIFDIIQSVHEKGTAHSGVRKTYSVISSNYEGITRTCVEEYCRLCLTCSCKKPQLTKAPLKPIISKRFHVRGQIDLIDMSSIPDSNNRWIGHYKDHFSKFSILWAQSRKCAAETVLCLQRYVFAYLGVPKILQSDHGREFNNELFETIVHEWSQETILIRGRPRHPQSNGCVEKANGVVKHMLTSLMADMKTTEWVQFLPRVQFTINKQPHATIKTSPYQVVFGLDPSSEPVKGMCLAEEETIIMDPPSSHRN from the exons ATGGATGATAAAATTTCCGTGGAAAGGGTTCGGAGAGAATTTAACGAGTTCCTAGCTAGCCAGGCCGCGAAACGTTCTAATTCTTTGTTTAACCGTGAGAAATTCGATTTAATCAAGGCTACCTTGCTTGAAG ACCACTCTGGTCACGGAGCTGAAGATGGCTCGGAAGATGGTGGTGATTCCAAGGACGATTACGAAATTAAACCAAGATTTAGGCAGTACGTCAAGGAGAAGCAGTTTGAACTGAAAGATTTTCCGCAGATTGGATTAAATAATGCTGTGATCGTTCATACAAAGAGCAAGAGCATG GTTCCGGCCAATTCTCTGTTTGAAGGCTATAGAAGAGTAGTAACAACAGATGATATATTTGATATCATCCAGTCTGTTCATGAGAAAGGCACGGCACACTCGGGTGTTAGGAAGACTTATTCAGTG ATTTCGTCAAACTACGAAGGGATAACACGAACTTGTGTAGAGGAATATTGCAGACTGTGCCTCACTTGCTCTTGTAAGAAGCCTCAATTAACAAAAGCTCCTTTGAAACCCATCATTTCAAAGAGATTCCATGTTCGTGGACAG ATTGATTTGATTGACATGTCAAGCATTCCAGACAGCAACAACAGATGGATTGGTCATTACAAAGATCACTTTAGCAAGTTTTCCATTCTATGGGCACAATCTAGGAAGTGTGCTGCAGAAACTGTTTTGTGCTTGCAACGATATGTTTTCGCATACCTTGGGGTACCTAAGATACTCCAATCTGATCATGGTCGAGAATTCAACAATGAG CTTTTTGAGACGATTGTTCATGAGTGGAGTCAAGAGACAATTTTAATTCGAGGTAGACCAAGGCACCCCCAATCAAATGGGTGTGTTGAAAAAGCTAACGGAGTGGTGAAACACATGCTCACTTCACTCATGGCTGACATGAAGACAACAGAATGggttcagtttcttcccagaGTTCAAT TTACAATCAATAAGCAACCACATGCGACCATTAAAACATCACCATACCAAGTGGTGTTTGGTCTAGATCCATCTTCTGAACCCGTGAAAGGAATGTGTTTGGCAGAAGAAGAGACCATTATTATGGATCCTCCATCCTCCCACAGAAACTGA